One Papaver somniferum cultivar HN1 chromosome 10, ASM357369v1, whole genome shotgun sequence genomic window carries:
- the LOC113318548 gene encoding AP2-like ethylene-responsive transcription factor PLT2 isoform X2, whose protein sequence is MGTLIPASENEICLLNQEVSLIDQVSIVADYERLPSSNDSSSKLIPPPSSSSSVNVNPASSSATGNEQVKKALYKVGQRTSNFRGVTRHRWTGKFEAHLWDNTTISETRKRKGKQVYLGGYETEEKAAQAYDLAALKLWGAGAHSKMNFPIPNYAKEVEEMKDMSREEYINSLRRKSICFARGNSIYRGVTRQHEGRRWQARIGRVAGGRDIYLGTYDTEEEAAEAYDIAAVKLRGMSAITNFHISNYYKEGSKELDIVPIDVTEKELPKVKIRRFIMP, encoded by the exons ATGGGAACTCTGATTCCTGCTTCAGAAAATGAGATATGTTTATTAAACCAGGAGGTATCCCTTATAGACCAAGTTTCAATAGTGGCAGACTATGAGAGATTACCTTCTTCCAATGATTCATCTTCTAAATTAATTCCACCACCATCAAGTAGCAGTAGTGTTAATGTAAATCCTGCAAGCAGTAGTGCAACTGGAAACGAACAAGTAAAGAAGGCATTATATAAAGTTGGTCAGAGAACATCGAATTTTCGTGGAGTTACTAG ACACAGATGGACTGGCAAATTTGAAGCACATCTTTGGGATAACACTACCATAAGTGAAACCCGGAAACGCAAAGGAAAGCAAG TATATCTTG GTGGATATGAAACTGAAGAGAAAGCAGCACAAGCATATGACCTTGCAGCTTTAAAGTTGTGGGGAGCAGGAGCACATTCTAAAATGAACTTCCCA ATTCCCAATTATGCAAAAGAAGTTGAGGAAATGAAAGACATGTCACGTGAGGAGTATATTAATTCTCTAAGAAG GAAAAGCATTTGCTTTGCAAGAGGCAATTCGATTTATAGAGGAGTCACAAG ACAACATGAAGGTCGTCGATGGCAAGCTAGAATTGGTAGGGTGGCAGGTGGTAGAGATATCTATCTTGGAACATATG ACACCGAGGAGGAAGCTGCAGAGGCGTATGATATTGCGGCCGTTAAACTTCGAGGAATGAGtgccattaccaattttcatatcAGTAACTACTACAAGGAAGGCTCAAAGGAACTGGATAT
- the LOC113318548 gene encoding AP2-like ethylene-responsive transcription factor PLT2 isoform X1, giving the protein MGTLIPASENEICLLNQEVSLIDQVSIVADYERLPSSNDSSSKLIPPPSSSSSVNVNPASSSATGNEQVKKALYKVGQRTSNFRGVTSLFCRHRWTGKFEAHLWDNTTISETRKRKGKQVYLGGYETEEKAAQAYDLAALKLWGAGAHSKMNFPIPNYAKEVEEMKDMSREEYINSLRRKSICFARGNSIYRGVTRQHEGRRWQARIGRVAGGRDIYLGTYDTEEEAAEAYDIAAVKLRGMSAITNFHISNYYKEGSKELDIVPIDVTEKELPKVKIRRFIMP; this is encoded by the exons ATGGGAACTCTGATTCCTGCTTCAGAAAATGAGATATGTTTATTAAACCAGGAGGTATCCCTTATAGACCAAGTTTCAATAGTGGCAGACTATGAGAGATTACCTTCTTCCAATGATTCATCTTCTAAATTAATTCCACCACCATCAAGTAGCAGTAGTGTTAATGTAAATCCTGCAAGCAGTAGTGCAACTGGAAACGAACAAGTAAAGAAGGCATTATATAAAGTTGGTCAGAGAACATCGAATTTTCGTGGAGTTACTAG TTTGTTCTGCAGACACAGATGGACTGGCAAATTTGAAGCACATCTTTGGGATAACACTACCATAAGTGAAACCCGGAAACGCAAAGGAAAGCAAG TATATCTTG GTGGATATGAAACTGAAGAGAAAGCAGCACAAGCATATGACCTTGCAGCTTTAAAGTTGTGGGGAGCAGGAGCACATTCTAAAATGAACTTCCCA ATTCCCAATTATGCAAAAGAAGTTGAGGAAATGAAAGACATGTCACGTGAGGAGTATATTAATTCTCTAAGAAG GAAAAGCATTTGCTTTGCAAGAGGCAATTCGATTTATAGAGGAGTCACAAG ACAACATGAAGGTCGTCGATGGCAAGCTAGAATTGGTAGGGTGGCAGGTGGTAGAGATATCTATCTTGGAACATATG ACACCGAGGAGGAAGCTGCAGAGGCGTATGATATTGCGGCCGTTAAACTTCGAGGAATGAGtgccattaccaattttcatatcAGTAACTACTACAAGGAAGGCTCAAAGGAACTGGATAT